Sequence from the Castanea sativa cultivar Marrone di Chiusa Pesio chromosome 12, ASM4071231v1 genome:
CTTCCAAGAATCCTAAAAAACGAGCTGGAAGAAAGAAGTTTAAGGAGACAAGACACCCAGTATACCGTGGAGTGAGAAGGAAGAACGCAAGGAAATGGGTTTGTGAATTGCGTGAGCCCAATAAGAAATCAAGGATTTGGCTTGGGACTTTCCCCATGGCTGAAATGGCAGCACGTGCACATGACGTGGCGGCAATTGCCCTCCGCGGCCGCTTTGCATGTCTTAATTTTGCCGATTCAGTGTGGAGGTTGCCAATGCCAGCGTCAGCGGAGGCAAAGGATATACAGCGGGCTGCAGCCGAGGCGGCCGAGATGTTTAGGCCAACGGAGTTAGACAAGGTATCCGGAGATGAATTGAGGCCCATGGGCAAAAATGTGGTGTCAATCGCAACTATAGCGGAAGCGACGAAGACGGAGGCGAAAGGTGTGTTTTTTATTGATGAGGAGGCGGTTTTTGGCATGCCGAGGTTGTTGGCAAATATGGCAGAAGGGATGTTGTTGCCTCCACCTCATTATTACGGTGGAGATGACATGGAAATTGATACTGCGGTGTCATTATGGAGTTACTCAATTTGATTGTTTGAGTTTACTTTAGCATATTGATTATAGAAGAGTCTGTATTTGATAAGTACGTTGCGTCAATCATATTttaccacattttttttttttttactacataTTCTTACCAACAATAACAATCTATTATATCATATTTTACAAAGTGAGTGGAATATTAAATAGGTTGTTATAATGTGaaaattatattcaattttCTAGTAAATAATGATGTGATATTCTCTTATTGGTGAATGTAAACCAAGAGATTTACCACCCattcttatagaatttaaattgaTTATAGAATGGTTGCTTATTAGgaagagaatttttattttccgcGCTTATTGTTTTTGATTAAGTGCGGTGTATAGGGAAATTATTTGAGGGGGAGAAAGAACTACTATGGAAATCATATTTGGGGCAAATGCCATGCACAAATATGAGTAGCGTTGAATTGAAGGATGCAGCGTTAGTGTGTAAACTATATATGTTGGATGTGAGTATAATTTGGAGATGGCAAAGCCATGTTGTaccacgaaaaaaaaaaattagagtccGTTTTCCATAATACATTATAATGGAAAATTTAGTCTACCCATTTCGGGTATttacataaatataaagaaagaaagctaTTCTATTCTAAATTCTATTTCAAACATTTTTCcatcatcctttttttttaatgctttcttCCAGCGGtccaagaaataaaaaaacttaaaaccaaatatttttgTCTTGCAAACAAGTTCAGCTGAAGAGGCAAGTCATCAAGCACAAGAAGCCCACAATAAACACCCAATTCGTTGAGACagaggaagaaaaattatagattcttgttgtaataaATAGGGAGAGAAGAGGTGTATCAAGGAAAAggggaagtaaaaaaaaaaaaaaaaatcaaagctcAAATTTGAGCTCAACCGAGATAATGAGCAAAAAATTCTCACCTTTTAGTAAAGGATGGAGGAGACTGGAGAAGCACCAGTGTCAAGTTCAAGATTAGATTAAGCAaagatttgaaaataaaaataaaaatggaatttgGAGAGAGTATAAAAAACTGAGAGAGGAGTtatagtgaaaaagaagaagttgatcGATGGTGAAAGGTTGGTTTGAGAGTGGAGAGGGACGAGAGAGTGAAAGAGCtaaggaagaagagagagattgaCAAAACAAGTACAAAAAGGAGAGTGagaaatctaataaaaaataagttttaattttaGCATTCTAGTTCCAGCCTTCTACCATatgctacaatttttttaagcatttgatgcattcaatttgattttttaatgttttgtgtGCTAAATTCTAAAAGTTTAACATTTAACACATATGTTGCTAGTGTTCTTACAACCTATTTCACAATTAGTTGAACTATCTAGGTGTGAGTAGTGCAAAATTACTTTAATAGTTTTATATGGCCTCACTACTAATATCATGTTAGTTCGACACTAATTACAACATATTAACTCAATAATTAAAAAGGATAATATTATGTCAATAacgttttcaaaacaatttcataacaaatattaagtaacaaattattattattgaataaaaaaataaaatcagtaaTGGTCCCAAATAATAACTACTAAGCTTTACCATCTAGGATACGAtgtgaaaatagtgaaaaaGTTACGCATGTAACCTTACTCTTAACCTACCTAAATTATTGATTCAAATGATTTACACCAATGAGAGCAATTCATCTAGAAACATATATCTTTTACAACTTTTAACCTACAGTTTTTTAAGATCATAATCAATTTTACACTcatttcacaattattttaatgtagCTGGTTGTGAGAAGTGGATCATGGTGACGATGACTCGTCCGTTGCAACCACGAAACGTCATGCCTTCTCAGCTAGGTGAGGGACCCATATGTCAAGATTTCTGTCCAACTTGATACATAACATATCCAAAACTAGATAGATAAGTAAGATGAGCAGTTTCAGGTGGTGACCACCATAGCAATAAAGCATATCCATCAACTATTCAGTCCACTTGTTGTTTCATTATATCCAAAGTACACAAATGGCATATCCAGTGGGCCTCTCACAGAGCACAACACAAAAAGGTTTctacattctttaaaaaataacgTGGAATTCACAAAGTTCAATACGCGGTTACGCGGCAAAAACTTAGCTTTAGCTTAGCTTTGTCTAATTGTCTGtctttattctttgttttttttgataatatatattattcattaCGTTAACTACAAACCGTGTCGGGAACAGTGTGACGTCATCACATAAAGGTGtccatttgtttgttgtttcaaattttcaatgcGCCACGTCATTCTTGTCCTACTGTTTCACACACCTTCCTTGCAACTTCCAACAACGTTCTATAGTTGGTGTGCTCTTGGGAGCTGTGAATGATgtgaatgttttaaaaaataattatacaaataaaaaataatattttattaaaataatattttaaactaaaatgtCATGATATGAATGtttttctaaactaattttgtaagatattatattattattactatagaCAAACTTTTGAACGATCTAATGAGAATATgcactaagaaaataaataaactatacattaaacattaaaaaaatagtatgttGTAAagtataagtaataaaatttgaatttagtcAATATATATCTTTAAAGTATACattaataatcaattttttttttaaaatttttctaaaataatttactttAAACATATGATGCGTTagtaaaattcataaaatttattttaaaaaaaagtcgGCGAGTATGGTCTGCTCCAACTAGTACAAAAGTTGATAATATCTTTGGCAAAGTATCATCAGCGGTGACAGTGGAAAACACGGACCGTCCCTTGACTCTGAAATGACACCTATACAACCAATATTATATTCAATTGAAAATGTCTAGACTTGAAAGACCACACTTACTTTACAGGTCAAAATCCCCACGTGTCACCCCAATCCACTTGGCTCAAAAAACCCAGCT
This genomic interval carries:
- the LOC142620862 gene encoding dehydration-responsive element-binding protein 1B-like encodes the protein MVRLSNEEVMLASKNPKKRAGRKKFKETRHPVYRGVRRKNARKWVCELREPNKKSRIWLGTFPMAEMAARAHDVAAIALRGRFACLNFADSVWRLPMPASAEAKDIQRAAAEAAEMFRPTELDKVSGDELRPMGKNVVSIATIAEATKTEAKGVFFIDEEAVFGMPRLLANMAEGMLLPPPHYYGGDDMEIDTAVSLWSYSI